A single Candidatus Diapherotrites archaeon DNA region contains:
- a CDS encoding glycosyltransferase family 4 protein: protein MNVAIVSPYAAPEKGACVIRVSSFREYFYSKGHQVKIFAPLRGGNVKEVSGVKRYKSVGELIKLINKNFDLVIGTSPPMTNSFFALIKCKILGIPFVLDVRDPWTYAVESLKLHSKKSIKLKLFKTIEFFCYKFSNKIFVVSDFLKNFIVDNGVPAGKVMIISNGSDPVMVKKSNPERKKIRKKLEIKPYDKVLIYAGTAGGKELDEILLSLKDLIKEFNLHLIFILSSDLSKENEKKLREIVLLVKSLGIKNNFHLIKSVDYNKIYKYFSAADIGLNPLPNLMEYCLPAKTYDYMAAGLPIMAKGPKNGALHNFFKEYKVGYFAVSWNEFKLKLKKSLKNYKKFKVKGINGRKLVIQMFSRKKASELALNELIRLVK from the coding sequence ATGAATGTAGCTATTGTATCCCCATATGCTGCACCTGAAAAGGGAGCTTGTGTTATTAGGGTTAGCAGTTTTAGAGAATATTTTTATAGTAAAGGGCACCAAGTAAAAATTTTTGCCCCTTTAAGGGGGGGCAATGTAAAAGAAGTTAGTGGTGTCAAAAGATATAAAAGTGTGGGGGAATTAATAAAACTTATAAATAAAAATTTTGATTTAGTAATTGGGACTTCCCCCCCAATGACTAATTCATTTTTTGCTTTGATTAAATGTAAAATTCTTGGCATTCCTTTTGTGCTGGATGTTCGGGACCCGTGGACTTATGCTGTTGAATCACTTAAACTCCATTCAAAAAAAAGCATAAAATTAAAATTATTTAAAACAATTGAATTTTTTTGTTATAAATTTTCCAATAAAATTTTTGTGGTTTCGGATTTCTTAAAAAATTTTATAGTTGATAATGGGGTCCCCGCAGGCAAGGTTATGATTATAAGCAATGGGTCTGACCCGGTAATGGTAAAAAAATCTAATCCTGAAAGAAAAAAAATTAGAAAGAAACTTGAGATAAAACCATATGACAAAGTTCTAATTTATGCTGGTACAGCAGGGGGAAAAGAATTGGATGAGATTTTATTATCATTAAAAGATTTAATAAAAGAGTTTAATTTGCATTTAATTTTCATTTTAAGTTCTGATTTATCTAAAGAAAACGAAAAAAAATTAAGGGAGATTGTTTTGCTTGTTAAATCTCTTGGCATAAAAAATAATTTCCATTTAATAAAATCTGTTGATTATAATAAAATTTACAAATATTTTTCTGCTGCAGATATTGGGTTGAATCCTCTTCCTAATTTGATGGAGTATTGTTTGCCTGCAAAGACATATGATTATATGGCTGCCGGCTTACCAATTATGGCTAAAGGGCCTAAGAATGGGGCATTACATAATTTTTTTAAAGAATACAAAGTAGGATATTTTGCTGTTTCTTGGAACGAATTCAAACTAAAATTAAAAAAATCATTAAAGAACTATAAAAAGTTTAAAGTAAAGGGAATTAATGGAAGAAAATTAGTAATTCAAATGTTTTCAAGAAAAAAAGCTAGTGAATTAGCATTGAATGAATTAATTAGGTTGGTGAAATAA